In Quercus robur chromosome 10, dhQueRobu3.1, whole genome shotgun sequence, a genomic segment contains:
- the LOC126703319 gene encoding probable LRR receptor-like serine/threonine-protein kinase At3g47570 yields the protein MEMKRQGRKSPVAAMSLSHSIHFQAILLLFVVLLLQHIKTLAVFVGSPTGTSSYFGGNETDHQALLAFKTKITRDPTNVFSSWNDSLHFCEWEGVTCGHKHRRVTVLDLQSRGLVGSLSPYIGNLSFVREIFLLNNTIRGKIPDEVGHLFRLQSLKLNRNFFDGEIPANLSHCSNLKVLFVSFNSLSGSIPMELFSLSKLESLAIGSNNLRGGIPLYIGNLSSLQIFSSAYNDFGGHIPDALGQLRSLSVLGLAYNNLSGMIPLSLYNLSSITILSIPYNELRGSLPKDLFLTLPHLQWLQISENQFTGSLPVSLSNTSELRRLELDRNNFTGKLSINFGALPHFEGLFIQSNNLGSGDADEMDFFQSLANCSNLLKLDFMYNQFKGKLPNVLGNFSTQLNFFSTSENFIFGQIPLGFGNLVNLNMLRMDGNEFTGTIPSDIVNMLKLENLLLNDNRLSGTLPSNLGNLTMISILSLANNRLQGTIPSSIGNCQNLLALNLAQNNLSGTIPKQLFAISMLSISLSLAQNFFVGSLPSEVGNLVHLVDLDISENKLYGEIPSSLGSCTGLEHLNMEGNYFQGEIPTSLSSLRSIEGMDLSRNNLSGQIPSFLEKLSLRFLNLSFNDFQGKVPAKGVFSNATAISVVGNSRLCGGNSELKLPRCLTKQVKKRKWSFALTMVITVACVLLVVTTMSYFLFYWRKSKRKNNSLESSLGKSLLKVSYQTLHKATNGFSLANLIGVGSFGSVYKGILGEEGSIVAVKVLNLQRRGAARSFISECEAWKNIRHRNLVKIITSCSSIDFNGNDFKALVYEFMPNGSLENWLHMDLEMDVEEVEIQNLNLVQRISIATDVACALDYLHHRCPMPIVHCDLKPSNILFDCDMNARVGDFGIAKFLFEITNSKQSSSIGIRGTIGYTPPEYGLGSEVSTKGDVYSYGIMLLEVITGKRPTNSMFEGGFNLHNYASMALPDHVMEIIDPKLLNNVDEKEECLISLVKIGVACSMELPQERWDISKALSELHLVKDILHGGRI from the exons ATGGAAATGAAAAGGCAAGGAAGAAAATCTCCAGTTGCAGCTATGAGTCTGAGTCACTCAATTCACTTCCAAGCGATCCTTCTATTGTTCGTGGTACTGCTGCTGCAGCATATAAAAACTCTTGCTGTTTTCGTTGGTAGTCCCACTGGCACCTCCAGTTATTTCGGTGGGAATGAGACTGATCATCAGGCTTTGTTAGCCTTCAAGACAAAGATAACACGTGATCCTACAAATGTTTTCAGCTCGTGGAATGACTCACTCCATTTTTGTGAGTGGGAAGGTGTTACGTGTGGCCACAAGCATAGAAGAGTCACTGTATTAGATCTTCAGTCCAGAGGTTTGGTGGGTTCCTTGTCTCCATACATAGGCAATCTCAGCTTTGTTAGAGAAATCTTTCTCTTGAACAACACTATTCGAGGCAAAATTCCTGATGAAGTTGGTCATCTATTCAGGTTGCAATCATTGAAGCTGAATAGGAATTTCTTCGATGGGGAAATTCCCGCAAACCTTTCCCATTGCTCCAACCTCAAGGTCCTTTTTGTAAGTTTTAATAGCCTTTCGGGTTCAATACCCATGGAGcttttttctttgtcaaagCTAGAGTCTCTTGCTATTGGCAGTAACAATCTCAGGGGAGGAATCCCACTTTACATTGGGAACCTTAGCTCTCTCCAAATTTTTTCATCAGCCTATAATGACTTTGGAGGACACATTCCAGATGCCTTGGGTCAATTAAGAAGTTTATCAGTACTTGGATTGGCTTACAATAACCTTTCAGGCATGATCCCTCTATCTTTATATAATCTTTCGTCTATTACTATTTTATCAATTCCTTACAATGAACTTCGGGGAAGTCTTCCTAAAGACTTATTCCTCACCCTTCCTCATCTCCAGTGGTTACAAATTTCTGAAAACCAATTTACTGGATCTCTTCCAGTCTCATTATCTAATACTTCAGAGCTACGACGCCTCGAACTTGATCGGAACAATTTCACGGGAAAATTATCAATCAACTTTGGAGCCTTACCAcattttgaggggttatttaTTCAATCAAATAATTTAGGAAGTGGAGATGCAGATGAAATGGATTTCTTTCAATCTTTAGCCAATTGTAGCAACTTgctgaaattggatttcatgtACAATCAATTCAAAGGTAAGTTGCCAAATGTTTTGGGCAATTTTTCAACCCAACTTAACTTTTTCTCGACCAGTGAAAACTTTATTTTTGGACAGATCCCTCTAGGATTCGGAAATTTGGTCAACTTGAACATGTTAAGGATGGATGGTAACGAGTTCACAGGGACGATCCCAAGTGATATTGTTAATATGCTTAAGTTAGAGAATTTACTTTTAAATGATAACCGACTCTCTGGAACGTTACCAAGTAACCTTGGAAACCTAACGATGATAAGTATACTGTCTTTAGCAAATAATAGGTTGCAAGGAACTATACCCTCAAGTATTGGAAATTGCCAAAATTTGCTGGCATTAAATCTAGCTCAAAACAATCTTAGTGGTACTATTCCAAAGCAACTCTTTGCAATTTCCATGCTGTCAATTTCACTTAGTTTAgctcaaaacttttttgttggaTCTTTACCATCAGAGGTTGGCAATCTTGTCCATTTAGTTGATTTGGACATATCTGAGAACAAGTTGTATGGTGAAATTCCAAGCAGCCTAGGCTCTTGCACTGGCCTTGAGCACCTTAACATGGAGGGAAATTACTTTCAAGGTGAGATTCCAACATCCTTGAGTTCTTTGAGAAGTATTGAAGGTATGGATCTTTCTAGAAACAACTTGTCTGGTCAAATTCCAAGTTTCTTGGAGAAGCTTAGCCTAAGGTTCCTGAATTTATCCTTCAATGATTTTCAAGGAAAGGTTCCAGCAAAAGGAGTTTTCTCAAATGCTACAGCAATATCAGTTGTTGGAAATAGTAGGCTTTGTGGGGGAAATTCAGAACTCAAGTTGCCTAGGTGCTTAActaaacaagtgaagaaaaggaAGTGGTCTTTTGCACTCACAATGGTAATTACAGTCGCATGTGTTCTTCTTGTAGTAACTACAATgtcatatttcttattttattggcgcaaaagtaaaagaaagaataactCTTTAGAATCTTCATTGGGAAAATCACTTTTGAAAGTTTCTTACCAAACTCTCCATAAAGCAACTAATGGGTTCTCTTTAGCAAATTTGATTGGTGTTGGTAGTTTTGGCTCAGTGTATAAAGGCATCCTTGGTGAGGAGGGATCAATTGTTGCAGTCAAGGTACTTAATCTTCAGCGTCGAGGAGCTGCTAGGAGCTTCATCTCTGAGTGTGAAGCCTGGAAAAATATTCGTCATCGAAATCTTGTTAAGATCATAACTTCTTGCTCAAGCATAGATTTTAACGGCAATGATTTTAAGGCTCTAGTTTATGAGTTCATGCCCAATGGAAGTCTAGAAAATTGGCTGCATATGGATTTGGAAATGGATGTTGAGGAAGTAGAGATACAAAATTTGAACCTTGTTCAAAGAATAAGCATTGCCACTGATGTTGCCTGTGCACTTGATTACCTACATCACCGTTGCCCAATGCCGATTGTTCACTGTGATCTAAAGCCAAGTAACATTCTTTTTGATTGTGATATGAATGCACGTGTTGGAGATTTTGGGATTgcaaaatttctttttgaaattacAAATTCTAAACAAAGCAGCTCGATTGGAATAAGAGGAACAATTGGGTACACTCCTCCAG AATACGGTCTAGGAAGTGAGGTGTCAACCAAAGGAGATGTGTACAGTTATGGAATCATGTTGTTAGAGGTGATAACGGGAAAGAGACCTACAAATAGTATGTTTGAAGGAGGCTTTAACCTTCACAACTATGCTAGCATGGCCTTGCCTGACCATGTAATGGAGATTATAGACCCAAAGCTTTTAAACAATGTTGATGAAAAAGAGGAGTGTTTAATATCCTTGGTCAAGATCGGAGTTGCATGCTCTATGGAGTTGCCACAAGAACGATGGGACATTAGCAAGGCCTTGTCTGAGCTGCATTTGGTCAAGGACATTCTTCATGGTGGTAGGATTTAG
- the LOC126703880 gene encoding receptor kinase-like protein Xa21 — translation MEGNFFQGAIPTYLSSLRGIQVMDLSRNNLSRQIPNFLEKLSLKNLNLSFNDFEGEVPTKGVFVNSSAISLIGNSRLCGGISELKFPRCLTKEEKKAKWPLAVKVAISMACVILVVTIMSFFLFCRHKSQRKDNSSESSLRQSLLKLSYQVLLKATDGFSSANLIGVGSFGLVYKGILGEDESIVAVKVINIQRQGASKSFISECEALKNIRHRNLVKIITSCSSVDFHGNDFKALVFEFMPNGSLENWLHMDLEKNTWQVDIQNLNLVQRISIAIDVACALDYLHHRCPMPIVHCDLKPSNILFYCDMIAHIGDFGLAKFLLELTNPKQSDSIGIRGTIGYTPPGNNNLLNFLINICFPTLTIINFTIPSRNVNIFSISNILNGRVRCRMSCVNKRRCLQLWNLIIGDDNRKETHKLSV, via the coding sequence ATGGAGGGTAATTTCTTTCAAGGAGCAATTCCAACATACTTGAGTTCTTTAAGAGGTATTCAAGTCATGGATCTTTCTCGAAACAACTTGTCTAGGCAAATTCCAAATTTCTTGGAGAAACTTTCCCtgaagaatttaaatttatccTTCAATGATTTTGAAGGAGAGGTTCCAACAAAAGGAGTGTTCGTAAATTCTAGTGCAATATCACTCATTGGAAATAGTAGGCTATGTGGGGGCATATCAGAATTAAAGTTTCCTAGATGCTtaacaaaagaagagaagaaagcaaAGTGGCCTCTTGCAGTCAAAGTGGCAATCTCAATGGCATGTGTGATTCTGGTAGTAACCATAAtgtcatttttcttattttgtcggcacaaaagtcaaagaaaagataATTCTTCAGAATCTTCTTTAAGGCAATCACTTTTGAAACTGTCTTACCAAGTGCTCCTTAAAGCAACTGATGGATTTTCGTCAGCAAATTTGATTGGTGTGGGTAGTTTTGGCTTGGTCTATAAAGGTATCCTTGGTGAGGATGAATCAATTGTTGCAGTCAAGGTAATAAATATTCAACGTCAAGGAGCTTCTAAGAGCTTCATCTCCGAGTGTGAAGCTTTGAAAAATATTCGTCATCGGAATCTTGTGAAAATCATTACTTCCTGCTCAAGTGTGGATTTTCATGGCAATGATTTTAAGGCTCTTGTTTTTGAGTTCATGCCGAATGGAAGTTTAGAAAATTGGTTGCATAtggatttggaaaaaaatactTGGCAAGTAGATATACAAAATTTGAACCTTGTTCAAAGAATAAGCATTGCCATTGATGTTGCCTGTGCGCTCGATTACCTACATCACCGTTGCCCAATGCCAATTGTTCATTGTGATCTAAAGCCAagtaatattcttttttattgtgaTATGATTGCTCATATTGGAGATTTTGGGCTTGCGAAATTTCTTTTAGAACTTACAAATCCGAAACAAAGCGACTCAATTGGAATAAGGGGAACAATTGGGTACACTCCTCCAGGTAACAACAATTTACTAAACTTTTTAATTAACATATGTTTTCCCACATTAACCATAATTAATTTTACAATCCCAAGTCGTAATGTGAACATATTTTCTATATCAAATATTTTGAATGGCAGAGTACGGTGTAGGATGTCATGTGTCAACAAAAGGAGATGCCTACAGCTATGGAATCTTATTATTGGAGATGATAATAGGAAAGAGACCCACAAATTGAGTGTTTGA